In the Populus trichocarpa isolate Nisqually-1 chromosome 1, P.trichocarpa_v4.1, whole genome shotgun sequence genome, one interval contains:
- the LOC7482780 gene encoding REF/SRPP-like protein At1g67360 encodes MEVENSKRKDLDLKHLGFVRIAAIQVLVCVSNLYDYAKRNSGPLRSAVGTVEGTVNAVVGPVYEKFKGVPDHLLVFLDHKVDEATIKFDKRAPPVAKQVVSQARYLIEKASEKAKVLANEFQAGGPRAAVHYVSTESKHLFLTESVKVWVKLDQYPSVHKVAEVAVPTAAHWSEKYNHFVKEMSQKGYVVFGYLPVVPVDEISNAFKQGEAEKKEDATAHKDSDSSDSD; translated from the exons ATGGAGGTAGAGAACAGCAAAAGGAAAGATTTAGATCTGAAGCACTTGGGGTTTGTGAGGATAGCTGCGATTCAGGTTTTGGTTTGCGTTTCCAATCTTTACGATTATGCGAAACGCAACTCTGGGCCTTTGAGATCTGCTGTTGGAACTGTTGAGGGTACTGTTAATGCTGTGGTGGGTCCTGTTTATGAGAAATTCAAGGGCGTCCCCGATCATCTTCTTGTCTTTCTTGATCACAAG GTAGATGAAGCAACAATCAAGTTTGATAAGCGTGCTCCTCCTGTTGCTAAGCAAGTTGTGAGCCAAGCACGCTATTTGATCGAGAAAGCGTCGGAAAAGGCCAAAGTGCTTGCGAACGAATTTCAAGCTGGAGGACCACGTGCTGCTGTGCATTATGTATCTACAGAGTCCAAGCATTTATTCCTCACTGAATCTGTGAAGGTATGGGTTAAACTCGACCAGTATCCTTCGGTCCACAAAGTTGCAGAGGTGGCTGTTCCCACAGCCGCGCATTGGTCAGAGAAGTACAACCATTTCGTCAAGGAGATGAGCCAGAAGGGTTATGTAGTGTTTGGTTACCTGCCTGTGGTTCCAGTCGATGAGATCTCCAACGCATTCAAGCAAGGTGAAgcagagaagaaagaagatgCAACTGCACATAAAGATTCGGATTCGTCAGactctgattaa
- the LOC18094511 gene encoding uncharacterized protein LOC18094511: protein MGFIMEFAENLVLRLMEDPKERDRKFRERVYAVKDRCQKTKEMWSYPLRPYGFWTFERHNAQLAWDAQISQVPGRRDPYDDLLQDSYGSPK from the coding sequence ATGGGATTTATTATGGAATTTGCTGAGAATTTGGTTCTGAGGTTAATGGAGGATCCAAAGGAGAGGGACCGGAAGTTCAGGGAGCGCGTATATGCCGTCAAGGATCGATGCCAAAAGACTAAGGAGATGTGGAGCTATCCCCTTCGCCCTTATGGGTTTTGGACATTTGAGCGCCACAATGCACAGCTTGCTTGGGATGCTCAGATTAGCCAGGTGCCTGGTCGAAGGGACCCCTATGATGACCTCCTTCAAGATAGCTATGGTTCCCCCAAGTGA